Within the Hevea brasiliensis isolate MT/VB/25A 57/8 chromosome 2, ASM3005281v1, whole genome shotgun sequence genome, the region aaaaacaaaagataaAGATTTGATTGGGTCATTGACTTTGGAAGGAGTGCAATATCGATCTCGGAGTTTGAAGAGGACAGCCTTTTTGCACAATTTTGCTACTTGGCATCTTTTGCTTCCTTCCTACCCCTTCTCTTTGGAGATTCTGTTAATCACACTTTAACCACATCATAATACAAACCATGATTCACCTAATTTTGCTATAATTTTGTTAATTCTAGATAATTTGTAATTTCTTCATTTGGTAAAATTATAATGCATATCATGtattcaattttattattttttttatttttgattatggcataataacatttttttttcttagtgTTCTGATAAATAtttcctaattaattaattaattaataatcatAAGGAACTCCGATTAAGATCTGATTTGTTTAAAAAACTCTCTCTTAACAGCCTATTTGGGAGAAAGTTTTTAGAGGCATGTTGAAGCTGAACTAATGTCAAATTGCATGAAACTATTATTCAAGACTCAGCTGGtccaaatataaaaaattaaaggaaaattttgGACTCATGTAGGAACAAGAATATTTAGCAAAGAGAATTAACTCATCAGGAGGgcagagaataaaatatttatccGTTAGTAGAAAAGGAGTTATTATCACAAACAAACCTAAGAAACAAAAGAGAGGCAGCGTCAAGTCACCATAAATTCGAAAAAAATATAACAAATGAAGCATGACAGATAATTGTTGAATGTTTAATTAATAACCATTAttagagactgatttgggctaaTCAGTCTCAGAAGTGTAGAAGAAAGGCCCCACAGTGAACAATTTCATATTCTTCTGGGTAAGGAATTGATAAGAATCAAGAAGAGCACCAGAGATCCCCTTGTTCACGTCCGTGGGAACATTGCAAGTCTTCAATAATGGAGACACCTCTAAGAATGCCTTGCACTCTTTAATCTTCCTTTCATCTTCGACCTCTGAAGGTGATAAGGTTGCAAAGAAGTAGCCCTTAGCATCGGTTGCTCCACTCAGGATGGACAAAGGTGCTGTTTCGTATCCATAGTCATCAACTGCAAGGCATGTTACCCTTGCCACAGCTCCTGCATTATATTAATTAGTGGTCAATTGGGTTTCTCTTGATTAGTCTATCCATGGAGAATTTCGAATGAGTTATGCATAATTTTACCTGCAAGAGGAATGAGTTCGGGGCCTGATTTGCAGTAAATGAGTCCTTGAATCCCAATTAATGTGGAGAGTAACTTGTCCTTTTCCAGGTTTGGTTTCTCAAGATTGGGATAATTGGCACCATAAACTCCATCGCTGGCAGAAGCAATAACTGCTAAAGATACAGCCGCAGAGATTGCCAAGCAGAAATGAGAGAAACCCATTATACTATAATGTGCTCACTACTCACCAACTcttagagagaagaaagaaagatgAGTCAAGCTGAACTGCTGAAGGATGAGAGCTACAAAGACCACCATGGCCTTTTACAAGGATGGCTAAGTTTAGAATTCTCAAATAGAATACTTGAAATGGGATGTGATTTGTTGGCACGACAGGAAAGGAATCTCCAAAAAAGAGTAACAAAACTGCACGTCGCATTCCTATGCATGGTTTGTTTCTGAATTCACGACTTTTGAAGACTCCACGATCAAACAACTTGTGTCTCTCAAAATGCAGCAGCCACAGACAGTTGCCTCAGTCTCTATCTCTCCACAATTTCTTGAATGTTTCAGGCTTATAGGTCATTATTGATCCTTTAAATCGAAAATGCTTTTCAATTACAGGATTACTATCGGCTAATTAACACTACAATGATGAAAAGAAATTGCATCACACCGTTGAATGGGTTAACCattcttttttataattaattcgaCTTGAATTAACTCCATCAATCTTATTGACATAATGCTGCTGCTTGTTGCTTTTTTAAACCCTTGGTTTGTTAGGATTAGTCCAACTATTTGGTACAGAAAATATGAACGTCAGCCTACAAATCTTGTCGTCAAAATACTTGTATCATAATTGAAATCCTAATGGTTGCTTTTATGTGTTAGATatgtaataattattatgatttctctatcaaaataaaataatttttatgatataATATTAAGAAGATGTTTGTTTTGACTTAGAAACAGATAAAACCAACTTATAAGCTCTAAAAATAAgctgatatatttttttataataattttttagctcataagttgagcttataagcaaaaaaaaaaaaaaaaaagaactcaaCTTGTTATTTTAGtacttataagttaatttgataaaatattttatcGTATTAtcatcatttaatttttaaaatttcatatataaatatgatttaatattttttttattattttaatagtaaATGAGCTTTTAAGTTGTTTTTTATTAAATACTTAAACTGTTTATCAACCACTTATAAGTATTTTAAGTAACAGataattacttaaaatttttaaatgcttataagttgaaattaatttataagctcaaattaatttataagtgcTTATAAATTGATTTTCATAAGTTAAGATAAATATTTTTGCTAATTTGTGTATAGAGACTAaggatatttacataatttaataaTACTATAGTCATCGTTAAAAttgcagttcaaaaaaaaaaatctgaaaggATATTTGCATAATTTTATAGTACTAATTTGTGTATAGAGAATTCTCTTTTATATTCAGACTTTAAAATTTAGAAGTAATTTGGCTCGTCAACTGAGATAATTTTAATGGtttatttaaatgatatatttCTTAGAAAGAAagtgttaatttttttattaaataattatgtaCAAATTTTCTATTTCAGACTgttttataaattaaactaaaccattgtattttaatttaattcaatttgagCCAAAATTTCACAGTTAATGAGATCAGAAAACTCTCTTCTCTAAATTACACCCAAATATAAATAATACACCCCCCTCCATTTGATATCGTCAGAGTGTAACATTAATTTCgataattaaatcatttttcatGAATATGAGGAgagaatatttaaaaataaaaaaaaagctcaACTTCTTAATTAATATAAGAACAAAATGTATTACAATTTTCTTTATGGAAATTAAAATCCAACAATTAGAACAATCAAGAACAAACAAAAATAAGAATCAAATCAATTTCAACTCCTAAAGCTTTAGAACAATAGATAACCGGCCCATGTTTAGCCACGTAAAGTAAAATTATTAGTAACCAGTCGGAGTTGGTTTAGGCTCCGGATTGTAGAAGAAGGGCCCAACAGAGTATAACTTGATCTTCTTGTCATGGAGGATGCGGTAAGAAGAAAAGAGAGCGCCAGTAATGCCTTTGTCCACATCTGTAGAGACATTGCAGCTTTCAATGGAGATCTTTCGAGCTTAACCTTGCATTCTGTCAGCTTTAAATCGTCACCAAGCCCTAAAAGGGAGAGTGTCCTAAAGAAGTAACCCTTTGCATCAGTTGCACTGGTCAGGCAGGAGAAAGATGTTGTCTCGTATCCATTCTGGTCCCAAGCTGAACATATTGTCCTAGCTGCGACTCCTGTACTCTTAAAACAAAATGACATAGAGTATTAGGAGCAATTAAATTAAGTTTTGAGTCGGTTTATGAGATAGATTACAGAATGATTGATGGAATGTTCTAAGATTAATTTCCTTCAACAGGGATATAGCTGGAGCCCGATTCGCATAGAACAAGCCCTTCAACGCCAATTCGTAATGGATTTCCCGTTTCAAGCCATACCCATTTCCTGGTTTGGGCTACACCCATCTTCAGGGGTTCTCGCTGTCAGGTTTAGGTCTTGGACCTTAGGTATCATTAGGCTTGACGCTGTCTGGTTTTGGTCTGTACCCATCTTCAGGTTTCCTGGTGTCAGGTTTTCGGCCATGTCCATCATCAGGCTTAACAACTTCACATTTTGGTTTTGGGCTATATCCATCTTCAGGTTTCTTAGTGTCAGATTTGGATTCTGGGCCACACCCATCATTAGGCTTGACAACTTCAGATTCTGGTTTTGGGCTGTACCCATCTTCAGGTTTGACATTTTCTAGTTTGGGTGTTGAGGCATAACTATTATCTGGGTTAGGGACACGGCCATAATCGCCAGCAGAAGTAAGGACTAGCAAATATAAAAGGAAGATAGAAGACGAAAAGAAGAAACGGGTGGATGCCATTGCTGCTGTGCAATGTAAACAGAAAAGGAGAAGAAAGAGAATGTATGGATTGCTGATGTGAGAGGCTACATGCAGCAAGTCCTTTTTACTTGCAAGAAGTCCAATTTTTAAGAACAAAGAATACAAGTAGAGGGAAACTTGGTTGCACAATAGGTAAAAGGAAATATTTGCCCAGTTGACAATTCAATGAACGTGAATGCTTAGCCAATGAAGAAGTCATGTGCGACTTGACGAACATAATTTTATTAGAAAACTTAACTTTTCACATACTATTCaaacaaaatgatgaaaattttaCTGGAATTTTAATATTTGCTATCTATAAAACTGGTTGATAATTTGTGGATAATCATTATTTTTGTTAATCATTAAATTaatgtataataattttatattatacatAAAAATAACGTCAATGTAAA harbors:
- the LOC110659204 gene encoding protein SEED AND ROOT HAIR PROTECTIVE PROTEIN-like, producing MGFSHFCLAISAAVSLAVIASASDGVYGANYPNLEKPNLEKDKLLSTLIGIQGLIYCKSGPELIPLAGAVARVTCLAVDDYGYETAPLSILSGATDAKGYFFATLSPSEVEDERKIKECKAFLEVSPLLKTCNVPTDVNKGISGALLDSYQFLTQKNMKLFTVGPFFYTSETD